From Parasphaerochaeta coccoides DSM 17374, a single genomic window includes:
- a CDS encoding pectinesterase family protein gives MHDFPILKDIHDAHDASVAPAGLPVPEDSTRPCFTSITAALETGFSKVLIHPGIYREKLSVNRDNVSFIGTDASSTIIVWDDAHRTLDGSGRKLSTSGSATVTLTGSHFSAHGLTFMNDFDYPGESRKAPDSSSASGLQAVSVRVAGNADVTVFTSCAFIGYQDTLFLDAGRVWLKDCTISGHVDFIFGSSRAVMEDCLIICRQRDATEQGFICAPSTKADMPHGFLFLRCTLEKETSAVTPGSYWLGRPWHPSGDTEVNPSACFISCLMDDHIHPEGWTSMHSRTPQGRERRWYPEESRFCEYDTTGPGAPSTAPPARRCILDAMEALAWGRETVLSPWEDFTRPWPERDPLFSRTDIG, from the coding sequence ATGCATGACTTCCCTATCCTGAAAGATATCCACGATGCACACGATGCATCAGTCGCTCCAGCGGGATTACCGGTTCCGGAGGATTCCACACGACCATGCTTCACCAGCATCACAGCCGCCCTGGAGACAGGTTTTTCCAAGGTACTGATCCACCCCGGCATATATCGGGAGAAGCTGTCCGTTAACAGGGACAATGTCAGTTTCATCGGGACGGACGCTTCTTCCACCATCATTGTCTGGGACGATGCCCACCGGACGCTTGACGGTTCAGGACGCAAGCTCAGCACATCAGGAAGCGCAACAGTCACCCTGACTGGATCCCACTTTTCAGCGCATGGGCTGACATTCATGAATGACTTTGATTATCCCGGAGAATCCCGAAAGGCTCCGGACAGCAGTTCGGCAAGCGGACTACAGGCGGTGTCCGTCCGTGTCGCGGGAAACGCGGATGTCACGGTCTTCACCAGCTGCGCGTTCATCGGCTATCAGGATACGCTCTTTCTTGATGCGGGACGGGTATGGTTGAAAGATTGCACGATCAGCGGTCATGTGGACTTCATCTTCGGCAGCTCCCGTGCCGTCATGGAGGATTGCCTCATCATCTGCCGCCAGAGGGATGCCACCGAACAAGGTTTCATCTGCGCACCATCCACCAAGGCGGACATGCCCCATGGTTTCCTGTTCCTCCGCTGTACCCTTGAGAAGGAAACGTCCGCAGTCACTCCCGGCTCATACTGGCTGGGCAGGCCATGGCATCCCTCCGGAGATACGGAAGTCAACCCCAGCGCATGCTTCATCTCCTGCTTGATGGATGACCACATCCATCCGGAAGGCTGGACAAGCATGCACAGCAGAACTCCCCAAGGACGTGAAAGACGCTGGTATCCCGAAGAATCACGTTTTTGTGAATACGACACCACAGGTCCCGGAGCCCCGTCCACGGCGCCTCCTGCCCGCCGCTGTATCCTCGATGCGATGGAAGCACTGGCATGGGGACGGGAAACAGTCCTGTCCCCATGGGAGGATTTCACCCGCCCCTGGCCAGAAAGAGATCCTCTCTTTAGCCGAACAGATATTGGTTGA